The Parashewanella tropica genome window below encodes:
- a CDS encoding DUF1107 family protein produces MRRFPIYAPKLIAKHVRIFVKGVIWVKDLGVIYFDGGKLVIPRWCRPKVKQAITEMNELILADKQSVQAC; encoded by the coding sequence ATGAGAAGATTTCCTATTTATGCGCCTAAGCTAATCGCTAAACACGTTCGTATTTTTGTTAAAGGCGTCATCTGGGTAAAAGATTTAGGAGTGATTTACTTTGATGGTGGAAAACTGGTTATTCCAAGATGGTGCCGCCCAAAAGTCAAACAAGCCATCACCGAGATGAATGAACTTATATTGGCTGACAAGCAGTCTGTTCAGGCTTGCTAA
- a CDS encoding cell division protein ZapB, whose product MSLELLSQLEAKIKATVETIELQKMELDEEKQKNAELTAKVEQLQTELNSWNDKVSGLVGLLNEDIDA is encoded by the coding sequence ATGAGCTTAGAATTATTGTCACAACTGGAAGCGAAAATTAAAGCCACTGTAGAAACTATTGAGCTGCAAAAAATGGAGCTTGATGAAGAAAAGCAAAAAAATGCTGAACTGACGGCTAAGGTCGAGCAGTTACAAACTGAACTGAATTCGTGGAATGATAAAGTGAGCGGTTTAGTTGGCTTATTAAACGAAGATATTGACGCTTAA
- a CDS encoding Na+/H+ antiporter NhaC family protein — protein MTTPFLALLPLFLTLILALTVRNTLLALGVGIVSGSLILNQFSLGASIEHLSHLFIEQFYQQGQWQAWHLNVLATMILLGIMTKLLSRSHAVDEFSHWLHNRIRTPRQARLGMVFLGWFVFIDGLFSCLAVGNICQPLSKKYGVKPEQLAYFVDSNASPVTSLIPFSSWGPYVIAILASMTFLSGSAFSNFVDIAQMNFYAISTLFISVLVAWFGVGFGATPNEGVVVQLNSDKQGSPWLLLLPILILLIGSLALMLLSGAIATNSMEIDLWLAHADIGSSMRNASLFAVLITLLLLKTSGRSFDALLKDTWIGLNTMTFACSILLFTWLIGTIVKELSIAAILADWAQQHLSNQFLLSGLFVLCATMAFATGSSWGTFAIMLPIGGEIAHIIDPQLLLPALSAVMAGSVFGDHCSPISDTSVLSATSSGCTPRQHVVTQLPFAFAGAFSTLIGFQLLNWSLGYTISLSAVVCICMALLFTMQKFKQRNAHKIAAH, from the coding sequence ATGACCACTCCGTTTCTTGCGCTTTTACCATTATTTTTAACCCTCATTTTGGCATTAACAGTAAGAAATACCCTACTTGCACTGGGAGTCGGTATTGTCAGTGGAAGCTTGATCCTCAATCAGTTTTCTTTAGGGGCTTCCATAGAACATTTAAGCCATTTATTCATTGAGCAATTTTACCAACAAGGTCAATGGCAAGCTTGGCATCTCAACGTACTAGCAACCATGATATTACTTGGGATCATGACCAAGCTGCTTTCAAGAAGTCACGCCGTCGATGAGTTTAGTCACTGGCTTCACAATCGAATTCGAACACCAAGGCAAGCCAGATTAGGCATGGTATTTTTAGGCTGGTTTGTATTTATTGATGGTTTGTTTAGCTGCCTAGCGGTCGGAAACATTTGCCAGCCGCTATCAAAAAAATACGGCGTTAAACCAGAGCAACTGGCTTATTTTGTTGACTCGAATGCTTCTCCAGTTACCTCTCTAATACCATTTTCCAGTTGGGGACCTTATGTAATTGCCATCTTGGCAAGCATGACATTTTTATCCGGTTCAGCCTTCAGTAACTTTGTCGACATCGCGCAAATGAATTTTTACGCTATCAGCACCTTGTTTATTTCTGTATTAGTAGCGTGGTTTGGGGTTGGTTTTGGTGCAACGCCCAACGAGGGAGTAGTGGTTCAGCTTAACTCAGACAAACAAGGTTCTCCATGGCTATTACTTCTACCTATTTTGATCTTACTTATCGGTTCACTTGCTCTCATGCTACTTTCAGGGGCAATAGCAACAAACAGCATGGAAATAGATCTGTGGCTAGCCCATGCTGATATTGGCAGCAGTATGAGAAACGCGAGTTTATTTGCTGTACTGATCACCTTGTTACTTCTCAAAACCAGTGGTCGCAGCTTCGACGCCTTACTCAAGGATACTTGGATAGGGTTAAACACCATGACATTTGCTTGCAGTATTTTGCTGTTCACTTGGCTAATTGGGACTATTGTCAAAGAGCTCTCTATTGCAGCCATCCTAGCTGATTGGGCTCAGCAACATTTATCCAATCAGTTTTTATTAAGTGGATTATTTGTTTTGTGTGCCACCATGGCCTTTGCTACAGGATCAAGTTGGGGCACCTTCGCCATTATGTTGCCCATTGGTGGGGAAATCGCTCACATCATTGATCCTCAACTCTTGTTACCCGCCCTCAGTGCCGTCATGGCCGGCTCAGTCTTTGGCGATCATTGTTCCCCGATATCAGACACCAGTGTACTCAGTGCTACCAGCAGCGGCTGCACACCTCGTCAGCATGTGGTGACTCAACTGCCATTTGCTTTTGCTGGTGCCTTTTCTACATTGATAGGATTTCAACTACTTAATTGGTCATTAGGGTATACTATTTCGCTTTCTGCCGTTGTTTGCATCTGTATGGCTTTGCTCTTCACTATGCAAAAATTTAAACAGCGTAACGCACACAAAATCGCTGCTCACTAA
- the arfB gene encoding alternative ribosome rescue aminoacyl-tRNA hydrolase ArfB, whose product MIQISTRVHIPESEIEWQFVRASGAGGQHVNKVSTAAVLIFDIKASSLPDYYRQRLLSKADHRITKSGKIIIKAQSTRSQDDNRQQALAMFIELIKSVTLVQKKRIATKPTRSSQTKRMDKKKQRGQTKSLRSKKIPL is encoded by the coding sequence ATGATACAAATCTCAACCCGAGTCCACATTCCTGAATCTGAAATAGAATGGCAGTTTGTTCGTGCCAGCGGTGCGGGCGGTCAACACGTTAACAAGGTTTCGACAGCGGCGGTTTTGATCTTTGATATCAAGGCTTCTAGCCTACCTGACTATTACCGACAAAGGTTACTGTCTAAAGCTGACCATCGTATAACCAAAAGCGGTAAGATTATCATTAAGGCACAATCGACTCGAAGCCAAGATGATAATCGTCAGCAAGCATTAGCCATGTTTATTGAGCTAATAAAATCCGTCACCTTAGTCCAGAAAAAACGTATTGCCACAAAGCCAACAAGATCGAGTCAAACCAAACGAATGGATAAAAAGAAGCAGCGCGGTCAAACCAAAAGTTTGCGCAGTAAGAAAATTCCTTTGTGA
- the aroQ gene encoding type II 3-dehydroquinate dehydratase: MTKVLLVNGPNLNLLGRREPEVYGSETLEQTVQSLQKQAAQLSITLDHIQSNAEHELIDAIHQTKAELIIINPAAFTHTSVALRDALLGVNIPFIEIHLSNIHSREPFRQHSYFSDKAIGVICGFGSQGYTMALHAAAARLATA; the protein is encoded by the coding sequence ATGACTAAAGTGCTATTGGTAAATGGCCCCAACTTAAATTTGTTAGGTCGACGCGAACCTGAGGTGTATGGCTCAGAAACCCTTGAGCAAACTGTACAGTCTCTGCAAAAGCAAGCCGCACAGTTATCCATTACGCTTGATCATATTCAATCTAACGCTGAACATGAGTTGATAGATGCGATTCATCAAACGAAAGCTGAACTGATCATCATCAACCCTGCCGCTTTCACTCATACTTCTGTCGCCCTCAGAGATGCACTGCTTGGCGTAAATATTCCCTTTATCGAAATTCATTTGTCTAACATTCACAGCCGTGAACCCTTTAGGCAGCACTCGTATTTTTCAGATAAAGCCATCGGAGTCATTTGCGGTTTTGGTAGTCAAGGTTACACAATGGCACTGCATGCTGCGGCCGCACGATTAGCAACAGCCTAA
- a CDS encoding MJ1255/VC2487 family glycosyltransferase — protein sequence MRILYGVQGTGNGHLSRARVMASALQEHGLHVDYLFSGRPREQFFNMDEFGDFRCLKGMTFSSAAGKLQIGKTIKQNMSRSILQDIESIDLTNYDVVLNDYEPVTAWAAKNQGVPAIGISHQAALLHAVPKSGTQWFSDLMLKYFAPVDVALGCHWHHFGFPILPPFVDVTEVDGEFPHQILVYLPFESPGDIIELLKPYNGYQFLVYHKDSIEQELPSHITWHGFDRLGFKRHLASCGGVICNAGFELVSEALTLGKKILVKPLLGQFEQHCNVAALELLAAADAMMTLDPQILSRWLKKANPQPIEYPQVADALVDWLQQGDWDNQEVLSKQLWQQVTLPDSWR from the coding sequence ATGCGTATTTTGTATGGAGTACAAGGCACAGGTAATGGGCATCTGAGCCGTGCTAGAGTAATGGCATCTGCGTTGCAAGAGCATGGTTTACACGTTGATTATCTGTTTTCAGGGCGTCCTCGTGAGCAGTTTTTTAACATGGACGAATTTGGCGATTTTCGGTGCTTGAAAGGCATGACATTTTCAAGTGCTGCAGGGAAATTACAAATTGGCAAAACCATAAAACAAAATATGTCTCGTTCAATACTGCAAGACATCGAAAGTATCGATTTGACCAATTATGATGTGGTGTTAAATGATTATGAGCCTGTTACTGCTTGGGCGGCTAAAAACCAAGGCGTGCCAGCCATAGGGATTAGTCATCAAGCCGCGTTATTACACGCTGTGCCTAAATCAGGTACTCAATGGTTTAGCGATTTAATGCTGAAATATTTTGCTCCCGTTGATGTCGCTTTAGGCTGTCACTGGCATCACTTCGGTTTCCCGATCTTACCGCCCTTTGTGGATGTGACAGAGGTGGACGGTGAGTTTCCCCATCAAATCTTAGTTTACCTGCCGTTTGAGTCACCAGGCGATATTATAGAATTGCTTAAACCATATAACGGTTATCAGTTTTTGGTATATCACAAAGACAGCATTGAACAAGAGTTGCCGAGTCATATTACATGGCATGGTTTTGATCGGCTCGGATTTAAGCGTCACTTAGCCAGTTGTGGCGGCGTGATCTGTAATGCAGGCTTTGAATTGGTGAGTGAGGCACTCACCTTAGGCAAAAAAATCTTAGTTAAACCCTTGCTAGGTCAGTTTGAACAGCACTGTAACGTAGCCGCATTAGAGTTATTGGCCGCAGCCGATGCAATGATGACGTTGGATCCACAGATTCTTAGTCGCTGGCTGAAAAAAGCCAATCCTCAACCGATTGAATACCCTCAAGTCGCCGATGCGTTAGTTGATTGGTTACAACAGGGAGATTGGGATAACCAAGAAGTACTGTCTAAACAATTGTGGCAACAGGTTACTTTACCTGACAGTTGGCGTTAG
- a CDS encoding phosphatase PAP2 family protein — protein MLKMISRFDVRGFYSVADTVKRYQLQTVAKRISASGDGHYYVLLAVMLLLFHSKGQQLFNLLLTSFAIELPLYVLLKNSIRRTRPCYCFQGIELGFEPSDKFSLPSGHTAAATVMATATCFVLPILGAVLLVWALLIGLSRVALMVHYPTDIIAGALLGSGSVMLALNYIS, from the coding sequence ATGCTAAAAATGATCAGTCGATTTGATGTCCGAGGTTTCTACTCCGTAGCTGATACTGTCAAGCGATATCAGCTTCAAACTGTCGCCAAACGGATTTCGGCATCGGGTGATGGTCATTATTATGTGTTACTGGCGGTAATGTTACTGTTGTTTCATTCAAAGGGGCAGCAGTTATTTAATCTTCTGCTCACCAGCTTTGCTATTGAGTTACCTCTCTATGTACTATTAAAAAACAGCATTCGCCGAACTCGACCTTGTTATTGTTTTCAAGGAATAGAGCTAGGCTTTGAGCCATCAGATAAATTCAGCTTACCTTCGGGGCATACTGCAGCTGCTACCGTTATGGCAACGGCAACGTGTTTTGTTTTACCTATATTGGGTGCTGTTTTGCTTGTATGGGCATTGTTAATTGGTTTGTCGAGAGTGGCATTAATGGTTCATTATCCGACCGATATCATTGCAGGTGCATTGCTTGGTTCTGGTTCAGTAATGCTAGCGTTAAATTATATTAGTTAA
- a CDS encoding YgjV family protein has protein sequence MEGLNWVEILGYMASVMVAISLMMKDIVKLRCLNFVGCALFSTYGALIEAWPVAGMNAFIACINVYYLTKMYMESKAAETAKA, from the coding sequence ATGGAAGGATTAAACTGGGTTGAGATTTTAGGTTACATGGCATCTGTCATGGTAGCGATTTCTTTAATGATGAAGGACATTGTTAAACTAAGATGCCTTAACTTTGTTGGCTGCGCATTATTTTCTACTTATGGTGCCTTGATTGAAGCGTGGCCAGTGGCTGGTATGAATGCGTTTATTGCTTGTATTAACGTGTACTACCTCACCAAAATGTATATGGAAAGCAAAGCGGCTGAAACTGCTAAAGCTTAA
- the rraA gene encoding ribonuclease E activity regulator RraA — MEYNTSELCDMYLDVVDVVEPMFSNFGGCSSFGGSIVTIKCFEDNGLINTTLAEDGTGQVLLIDGGGSLRRALIDAKMAELAVENKWEGIIVFGAVRDVDNLEELDIGIQALAPIPIGADDMGHGESDLPVNFGGVTFLPGDHIYADNTGIILSPEPLDIE, encoded by the coding sequence ATGGAATACAACACTTCAGAACTTTGTGATATGTATTTGGACGTCGTTGACGTTGTGGAACCCATGTTCAGTAACTTTGGAGGCTGTAGTTCATTTGGTGGCTCTATCGTTACCATTAAATGTTTTGAAGACAATGGGTTGATCAACACCACGCTTGCAGAAGACGGAACTGGACAAGTTCTGTTAATCGACGGTGGTGGCTCTCTACGCCGAGCCCTTATTGACGCTAAAATGGCGGAATTAGCCGTTGAAAATAAATGGGAAGGGATCATCGTTTTTGGTGCTGTGCGTGATGTCGATAACCTAGAAGAATTAGATATTGGGATACAAGCACTTGCTCCTATTCCCATTGGTGCAGACGATATGGGACACGGTGAAAGCGATCTACCTGTAAACTTTGGCGGAGTCACCTTTTTACCGGGCGATCACATTTATGCCGATAACACTGGTATTATTTTATCCCCAGAGCCATTAGATATTGAATAA